One window from the genome of Papaver somniferum cultivar HN1 unplaced genomic scaffold, ASM357369v1 unplaced-scaffold_84, whole genome shotgun sequence encodes:
- the LOC113345825 gene encoding 50S ribosomal protein L15, chloroplastic-like, which produces MASSSLLSLSTSFPTTRVTGVRSLTSSPFKGNVSTLKTSSSQFPSLRGKQQQKSLLVKASSASIPTAVVSSPRLRLDNLGPQPGSRHRQKRKGRGIAAGQGNSCGFGMRGQKSRSGPGIRRGFEGGQMPLYRRVPKLRGIAGGMKAGLPKYLPVNLKDIASAGFKDGEEVSLESLKSKGLINPSGRERRLPLKILGTGDLEGKLIIKAGSFSASAKEKLEAVGCTMTVLPGRKKWVKPSVTKNLARADAYFAKKRAEAGAAAEATS; this is translated from the exons ATGGCTTCCTCTTCTCTTCTATCTCTCTCCACATCATTCCCAACCACCAGAGTAACAGGAGTGCGTTCTCTCACTTCATCTCCATTCAAG GGAAATGTAAGTACACTCAAGACTAGTTCATCTCAATTCCCATCCCTTAGGGGTAAACAACAGCAAAAATCACTCCTCGTAAAAGCATCATCTGCTTCGATCCCTACTGCTGTAGTTTCAAGTCCAAGACTTAGGTTAGACAATTTAGGACCACAGCCAGGTTCGAGGCATAGGCAAAAGAGGAAAGGAAGGGGTATTGCAGCTGGACAAGGAAACAGTTGTGGGTTTGGTATGAGAGGTCAAAAATCAAGATCTGGACCTGGTATTAGAAGGGGTTTTGAAGGGGGGCAAATGCCTCTTTACCGTAGAGTCCCAAAATTGAGAGGAATTGCTGGAG GTATGAAAGCGGGTCTACCTAAGTATCTTCCTGTCAACTTAAAAGACATAGCTAGCGCTGGGTTTAAAGATGGGGAAGAGGTATCGCTAGAATCGTTGAAGTCGAAGGGTTTGATCAACCCatctggaagagaaagaagattACCTTTAAAG ATTCTAGGGACTGGCGATTTGGAGGGCAAGCTGATCATCAAAGCTGGTTCTTTCTCAGCATCAGCGAAAGAAAAGCTTGAAGCTGTTGGTTGCACTATGACTGTACTTCCTGGCAGAAAGAAGTGGGTAAAACCATCAGTTACCAAAAACCTAGCACGTGCTGACGCATATTTTGCCAAAAAAAGAGCTGAAGCTGGCGCTGCTGCTGAGGCGACTTCTTGA